The following coding sequences are from one Thermostaphylospora chromogena window:
- the prfB gene encoding peptide chain release factor 2, with amino-acid sequence MAVIDPAEEINELTSTLKGIRDVLDLDGMRKQIAELGEQAAAPDLWNDPEQAQKVTSKLSHLQSEVERVEGLAQRLEDVSVLYELAEAEQDDDTRQEADRELAALRADIGALEVRTLLSGEYDEREALVTINSQAGGVDAADWAQMLLRMYLRWAERKGYPTEVYETSYAEEAGIKSATFAVKAPYAYGTLRGEHGTHRLVRISPFDNQGRRQTSFAGVDVVPVVEQTDHIEINEEELRIDVYRSSGPGGQGVNTTDSAVRITHLPTGIVVSCQNERSQLQNKATAMAVLQAKLLERKRQEEAAKLAELRGESTTSWGTQIRNYVLHPYQIVKDLRTNVEVGNPSAVLDGELDEFIEAEIRWMRRQAQPQE; translated from the coding sequence GTGGCAGTCATCGATCCGGCAGAAGAGATCAACGAGCTGACGAGCACCCTCAAAGGCATCCGCGACGTGCTCGACCTCGACGGCATGCGCAAGCAGATCGCCGAACTGGGGGAGCAGGCTGCCGCGCCCGACCTGTGGAACGACCCCGAGCAGGCCCAGAAGGTCACCAGCAAGCTCTCTCACCTGCAGTCCGAGGTGGAAAGGGTCGAGGGCCTGGCGCAGCGGCTGGAAGACGTGTCGGTGCTCTACGAGCTGGCCGAGGCGGAGCAGGACGACGACACCCGCCAGGAGGCCGACCGCGAACTGGCGGCACTGCGCGCCGACATCGGAGCGCTGGAGGTCCGCACGCTGCTGTCAGGCGAGTACGACGAGCGCGAAGCGCTGGTGACCATCAACTCCCAGGCCGGTGGCGTCGACGCCGCCGACTGGGCGCAGATGCTGTTGCGCATGTACCTGCGGTGGGCCGAGCGCAAGGGCTACCCCACGGAGGTCTACGAGACCTCTTACGCCGAAGAGGCCGGCATCAAGTCCGCCACCTTCGCGGTCAAGGCCCCCTACGCGTACGGCACGCTGCGCGGTGAGCACGGCACCCACCGCCTGGTCCGGATCAGCCCGTTCGACAACCAGGGCCGTCGCCAGACCTCCTTCGCCGGGGTGGACGTCGTTCCGGTCGTCGAGCAGACCGACCACATCGAGATCAACGAGGAGGAGCTCCGCATCGACGTCTACCGCTCCTCCGGTCCCGGCGGCCAGGGCGTGAACACCACCGACTCGGCGGTCCGCATCACCCACCTGCCGACCGGCATCGTGGTCTCCTGCCAGAACGAGCGCTCCCAGCTGCAGAACAAGGCCACCGCGATGGCCGTGCTGCAGGCCAAGCTCCTGGAACGCAAGCGGCAGGAGGAGGCGGCGAAGCTGGCTGAGCTGCGCGGGGAGAGCACCACCTCGTGGGGCACGCAGATCCGCAACTACGTGCTGCACCCCTACCAGATCGTCAAGGATCTGCGTACGAACGTCGAGGTGGGCAACCCGAGCGCGGTGCTCGACGGTGAGCTGGACGAGTTCATCGAGGCGGAGATCCGCTGGATGCGTCGCCAGGCGCAACCGCAGGAGTAG
- the ftsE gene encoding cell division ATP-binding protein FtsE: MIHFDNVSKIYPNQKRPALDRVSVDVGKGEFVFLVGPSGSGKSTFLRLILKEEKPNSGTIHVAGKDLSRLSNFKVPHLRRRIGCVFQDFRLLPNKNVYENIAFALEVIGKPRRFIRKVVPEVVELVGLEGKAHRMPEELSGGEQQRVAMARAFVNRPMILLADEPTGNIDPATSIGIMKVLDRINRTGTTVVMATHDAAIVDSMRKRVVELEDGRIVRDQSRGVYGQAY; the protein is encoded by the coding sequence GTGATCCACTTCGACAACGTCTCCAAGATTTACCCGAACCAGAAACGCCCCGCGCTCGACCGCGTAAGCGTCGATGTCGGCAAGGGCGAGTTCGTGTTTCTGGTCGGGCCCTCCGGATCGGGGAAGTCCACCTTCCTGCGCCTGATCCTGAAGGAGGAGAAGCCCAACTCCGGCACCATCCACGTGGCCGGTAAGGATCTGTCGCGTCTATCCAACTTCAAGGTGCCCCACCTGCGCCGCCGCATCGGCTGCGTGTTCCAGGACTTCCGGCTGCTGCCGAACAAGAACGTCTACGAGAACATCGCGTTCGCGCTGGAGGTCATCGGCAAGCCGCGGCGTTTCATCCGCAAGGTGGTGCCCGAAGTGGTCGAGCTCGTCGGCTTGGAGGGCAAGGCCCACCGGATGCCGGAGGAGCTGTCCGGCGGCGAGCAGCAACGCGTCGCCATGGCGCGCGCCTTCGTCAACCGTCCGATGATCCTGCTCGCCGACGAGCCGACCGGCAACATCGACCCTGCGACGAGCATCGGCATCATGAAGGTGCTCGACCGTATCAACAGGACCGGCACGACCGTGGTCATGGCCACCCACGACGCCGCCATCGTCGACTCCATGCGCAAGCGGGTCGTCGAGCTGGAAGACGGCAGGATCGTCCGTGACCAGTCACGCGGCGTGTACGGCCAGGCGTACTGA
- the ftsX gene encoding permease-like cell division protein FtsX — translation MRANFIFSEVWIGLRRNLTMTIALIVTVAIGMALLGVGLMINAQVSNMNAFWADKVEISVFLCGKDDPMPSCENSRGVTQKEKDALLTEIKALPQVEGVTYVSKEQAYENFQAQYGADNILVSAIRVEEMPESFQVKVKDPESYGSVIEALKGASGVSNVVNQKSILEKVFGLLERVRWAALVVAVSLVFAATLLIGNTVRLSAYNRRRETGIMRLVGASNLYIQLPFIMESVIAGLIGGVVAATMLIISKVFLFNTVQAYLPGNIELGWNDVASVITLTLIFGVVICILASFVTLRRYLRV, via the coding sequence ATGCGGGCGAACTTCATCTTCTCCGAGGTCTGGATCGGCCTGCGGCGCAACCTCACCATGACCATCGCGCTCATCGTGACGGTTGCGATCGGTATGGCGTTGCTGGGTGTCGGTCTGATGATCAACGCTCAGGTCTCCAACATGAACGCCTTCTGGGCCGACAAGGTGGAGATCTCCGTCTTCCTGTGCGGCAAGGACGATCCCATGCCGTCGTGTGAGAACAGCAGGGGCGTCACCCAGAAGGAGAAGGACGCCCTGCTCACGGAGATCAAGGCCTTGCCGCAGGTCGAAGGCGTGACCTACGTCAGCAAGGAGCAGGCCTACGAGAACTTCCAGGCCCAGTACGGCGCGGACAACATCCTGGTCTCCGCCATCAGGGTCGAGGAGATGCCGGAATCCTTCCAGGTGAAGGTGAAGGACCCCGAGTCTTACGGTTCGGTCATCGAGGCGCTCAAGGGTGCGTCCGGTGTGTCCAACGTGGTCAACCAGAAGAGCATCCTGGAGAAGGTCTTCGGCCTGCTGGAACGTGTCCGCTGGGCCGCCCTGGTGGTCGCGGTCAGCCTCGTGTTCGCCGCGACCCTGCTCATCGGTAACACCGTCCGGCTGTCGGCCTACAACCGCCGCCGGGAGACCGGCATCATGCGGTTGGTCGGCGCCTCGAACCTCTACATCCAGCTCCCGTTCATCATGGAGAGCGTGATCGCCGGGCTGATCGGCGGGGTCGTGGCCGCGACCATGCTGATCATCTCGAAGGTCTTCCTGTTCAACACGGTGCAGGCCTACCTGCCGGGCAACATCGAGCTCGGCTGGAACGACGTCGCGTCGGTCATCACGCTCACCCTGATCTTCGGTGTCGTGATCTGTATTCTCGCGTCGTTCGTCACCCTCCGCCGTTACCTGCGAGTGTGA
- the smpB gene encoding SsrA-binding protein SmpB has translation MPRENGRKIIAQNKRARHDYHIEDVYEAGIVLQGTEVKSLRAGRATLTDGYAAVKDGEVWLINVHIPEYAFGTWTNHSARRTRKLLLHRKEIEKLSAKTKEGGLTLVPLSLYFSNGKAKVELALARGKKEWDKRHAIAEKQAKREMARALRYRNR, from the coding sequence ATGCCACGTGAGAACGGGCGTAAGATCATCGCCCAGAACAAGCGGGCCCGCCACGACTACCACATCGAGGACGTCTACGAGGCGGGCATCGTGCTGCAGGGCACGGAGGTCAAGTCCCTGCGGGCAGGGCGTGCCACGCTCACCGACGGCTACGCGGCGGTGAAGGACGGGGAGGTGTGGTTGATCAACGTGCACATCCCCGAGTACGCCTTCGGCACGTGGACCAACCACTCGGCCCGCCGTACCCGCAAGCTGCTGCTGCACCGCAAGGAGATCGAGAAGCTGAGTGCGAAGACCAAGGAGGGCGGGCTCACCCTGGTGCCGCTCTCGCTCTACTTCTCGAACGGGAAGGCGAAGGTGGAGCTGGCTCTGGCCCGCGGTAAGAAGGAGTGGGACAAGCGGCACGCCATCGCGGAGAAGCAGGCCAAGCGGGAGATGGCCCGCGCCCTGCGGTACAGGAACAGGTGA
- a CDS encoding penicillin-binding transpeptidase domain-containing protein, producing the protein MIVRSVPGRRRIAAAALALAATAPLLTGCLQEASPHDAVRDFLVGWQSGDHMLAARRTDGDPAEVAKAIGDVRLDLDAASFRFQVTGITSEGDTAEARYRAEVDLGENNPLWVYDGVLPLHLVDGQWKVRWSPSVLHPKLGPGQRLAVEPTSGGRQPILDREDDPLQTNAVLYVAGVTPATVDDPQKVCAELAKVTGFAQDRLFSRVRSAPPKTFVPLVTFGRQKFAELRAELEAIDGIEIDQQEQPVAPAAPKQIVGTVSAVTPETEQQLGGPQRAGDSIGLDGLQKAYQDRLTGATGTKVVTIDLKTGETVTKLAEWPGRANAPVSTTIDSRLQRAAESAVSATRRSALVAVKPATGEILAVSTKGMHQVKDALAGKFPAGSAFSVVAADALLKSGVKTTQKLPCPQSRSVGGARFQLTREASSRTLSFRRSFTEGCVTALAALARRVEASSLVASATAYGIGSEWTLPLSSYSGTMPGMRSDAAKAQAIVGQNVKVSPLAMALVAGAVASGTWHPPVLVTSPAQPLPSDDGETVVRQPDPVRLNADTVKTLRSLMRAGVTSGSAAAAAATTGAPVHGIVSAPVDGRSWFIGWRGEVAVAVLVEGGDPAAVAGAFFRYATAAS; encoded by the coding sequence GTGATCGTGCGCTCCGTGCCCGGTAGGAGGAGGATCGCCGCCGCGGCGTTGGCCCTGGCGGCGACGGCGCCGCTGCTCACCGGATGCCTGCAGGAGGCCTCGCCGCATGACGCGGTGCGGGATTTCCTCGTCGGCTGGCAGTCCGGTGATCACATGCTGGCGGCCCGCCGTACCGACGGCGACCCGGCCGAGGTCGCCAAGGCCATCGGCGACGTCCGGCTCGACCTCGACGCCGCCTCCTTCCGCTTCCAGGTCACCGGCATCACCAGCGAGGGCGACACCGCCGAGGCGCGCTACCGCGCCGAGGTCGACCTGGGAGAGAACAATCCGCTCTGGGTCTACGACGGAGTGCTTCCGCTGCACCTGGTGGACGGGCAGTGGAAGGTGAGGTGGTCGCCGAGCGTGCTCCATCCGAAGCTGGGCCCGGGGCAGCGGCTGGCCGTCGAGCCGACCAGCGGGGGCCGCCAGCCCATCCTCGATCGCGAAGACGACCCGCTGCAGACCAACGCGGTCCTCTACGTCGCCGGTGTCACGCCCGCCACCGTGGACGATCCGCAGAAGGTGTGCGCGGAACTGGCCAAGGTGACCGGCTTCGCGCAAGATCGTCTGTTCAGCAGGGTCCGCTCCGCGCCGCCCAAGACGTTCGTGCCGCTGGTGACCTTCGGACGGCAGAAGTTCGCCGAGCTCAGGGCCGAGCTGGAGGCCATCGACGGCATCGAGATCGACCAGCAGGAGCAGCCCGTCGCGCCCGCCGCTCCCAAGCAGATCGTCGGTACCGTCAGCGCGGTCACCCCCGAGACCGAGCAGCAGCTCGGCGGGCCGCAGCGGGCCGGCGACTCCATCGGCCTGGACGGCCTCCAGAAGGCCTACCAGGACCGCCTCACCGGCGCGACCGGTACCAAGGTCGTCACCATCGACCTCAAGACCGGGGAGACGGTCACGAAGCTGGCCGAATGGCCGGGCCGGGCCAACGCCCCGGTGTCCACCACCATCGACTCCCGCCTGCAGCGCGCCGCCGAATCCGCCGTGAGCGCCACCCGTCGGTCCGCGCTGGTCGCCGTCAAGCCCGCCACCGGCGAGATCCTCGCCGTCAGCACCAAGGGCATGCATCAGGTGAAGGACGCGCTGGCCGGGAAGTTCCCCGCAGGCAGCGCCTTCTCCGTCGTCGCCGCGGACGCCCTGCTCAAATCCGGTGTGAAGACCACGCAGAAGCTGCCCTGCCCGCAGAGCCGCAGTGTCGGCGGTGCCCGGTTCCAGCTGACCAGGGAGGCCAGCTCCCGCACGCTCTCCTTCCGGCGCAGCTTCACCGAGGGCTGCGTGACCGCGCTGGCCGCGCTGGCCCGCCGTGTCGAGGCGTCCTCGCTGGTGGCCAGCGCCACCGCCTACGGCATCGGCAGCGAATGGACGCTTCCGCTGAGCTCCTACTCCGGCACGATGCCCGGCATGCGCAGCGACGCCGCCAAGGCCCAGGCCATCGTCGGGCAGAACGTGAAGGTCAGTCCGCTGGCCATGGCCCTTGTCGCCGGTGCCGTCGCCTCCGGAACCTGGCATCCTCCCGTGCTCGTCACCTCGCCCGCGCAGCCCCTGCCCTCCGATGACGGGGAGACCGTCGTCCGGCAGCCCGACCCGGTGCGGCTGAACGCCGACACGGTGAAGACGCTCAGGTCGCTCATGCGGGCCGGGGTCACCTCCGGTTCGGCCGCCGCTGCCGCCGCCACCACCGGCGCTCCCGTCCACGGCATCGTCTCCGCCCCCGTCGACGGCCGGTCGTGGTTCATCGGCTGGCGGGGGGAGGTCGCGGTGGCCGTGCTCGTCGAAGGCGGCGATCCCGCGGCCGTCGCCGGCGCTTTCTTCCGTTACGCGACGGCCGCGTCGTGA
- a CDS encoding AfsR/SARP family transcriptional regulator yields MGARLEFRVLGTMEVRDGGHPTALTSRRQGQLLALLICHRGRPVTTETLIRELWREWGGPSAAKNLQVLVHRLRRTLGDPDRVRLDRGGYLLRAHVSEVDAWQFTHLAEQGRAALERDDARTAATLLTRALRLWRGPAFPGLTGLGPVVRYAALLEQERRRALIARVDADLALGRHAALVPELTALLAENPLDEPTAARLMTALYGCGQRKEAAEVYRRTRAVLTRELGVEPGPQLRALEEAVLRGDAEIGPARLTTGIEVPCLLPAAVSDLTGREDELGRLVRALTERRTGTPVICVVSGMPGVGKTALAVRAAHDHRAAFPDGQLYVNLRGAGPSPVEPRDALARFLRALGVSGAAMPETVDERAEMYRAKLYGRRVLVLLDDAADEGQVEPLIPACAGCAVLITSRRRLTALPAAHRLALDVLAEEDAVRLLGAVTGRPRFGLDPAARDIAALCGFLPLALRIAGARLAARPHWSADRLMKRLTDEHHRLDELTHGPLSVRASLALGYSGLDEPGRTLFRRLGLLETPFFAGWSAAALLDTGVREAEDVLDRLLDARLVEYAGTDEIGEARYRLHDLVRLHARERLAEEPSGEAEAAVVRLLGAYLALAEQAHRRQYGGDYTVLHGTAPRWGVDPEVRERLLANPIAWLRTERLGLVAAVEQAARSDLSEFAWDLAFTALTLFQVQGLFDDWEHTSRIALAAAERTGDTRGQAAMRFSLGQRAVFRQRYHEAEPHFTVALRLFQAVGDRHGQALTLQQTALIDQMRGHAETALRRYEQVLPMLRDVGDRSAEAHVLGNIAYIHIDHGRIGTAVPLLHQALAIHRDAGDRRGAAKIIYRMGVMHLARGDARAAAAAFREVMATVRANGDLLGEVYGLLGSGQAALLAGDHLSAGSLLDAALAAAVELNLPYLVAQARTALGRLAAARGDLERARELFGQAAAGFADLAMPAWRDRVVAELNALDEG; encoded by the coding sequence ATGGGGGCGCGTTTGGAGTTCCGGGTGCTCGGCACCATGGAGGTGCGTGACGGGGGACATCCAACGGCGCTCACCTCCCGCCGGCAGGGGCAGTTGCTCGCCCTGCTCATCTGCCACCGAGGGCGGCCGGTCACCACGGAGACGCTCATACGCGAACTGTGGCGGGAGTGGGGCGGGCCGTCCGCCGCGAAGAACCTGCAGGTGCTCGTGCACCGGCTGCGCAGGACGCTGGGCGATCCCGATCGGGTCCGTCTCGACCGAGGCGGCTATCTGCTGCGGGCGCACGTTTCCGAGGTGGACGCCTGGCAGTTCACCCACCTGGCCGAGCAGGGCCGGGCCGCGCTGGAGCGCGACGACGCCCGCACCGCGGCGACGTTGCTCACCCGGGCCCTGCGATTATGGCGCGGCCCGGCGTTCCCCGGGCTGACCGGGCTCGGCCCGGTCGTCCGCTACGCGGCGCTCCTGGAACAGGAACGACGGCGCGCCCTCATCGCCCGGGTGGACGCCGACCTGGCGCTCGGCCGGCACGCCGCGCTCGTGCCGGAGCTCACCGCCCTGCTCGCCGAGAACCCCCTCGACGAGCCGACGGCCGCCCGCCTGATGACGGCGCTCTACGGCTGCGGCCAGCGTAAGGAGGCGGCCGAGGTCTACCGGCGCACCAGGGCCGTCCTGACCCGGGAACTCGGGGTCGAGCCGGGGCCGCAGCTTCGCGCGCTGGAGGAGGCGGTGCTGCGCGGCGACGCCGAGATCGGTCCGGCCCGTCTCACCACCGGGATCGAGGTTCCCTGTCTGCTGCCTGCGGCCGTGTCCGATCTGACCGGCCGGGAGGATGAGCTGGGCAGGCTCGTGCGCGCCCTGACCGAACGGCGCACCGGAACGCCCGTGATCTGCGTCGTATCCGGCATGCCCGGTGTGGGGAAGACCGCGCTCGCGGTGCGGGCCGCGCACGACCACCGGGCCGCCTTCCCCGACGGGCAGCTTTACGTGAACCTGCGCGGTGCGGGACCGAGTCCGGTCGAACCGCGCGACGCGCTCGCCAGGTTCCTGCGTGCGCTCGGGGTGAGCGGTGCGGCGATGCCGGAGACGGTGGACGAACGGGCCGAGATGTACCGGGCCAAGTTATACGGGCGACGCGTTCTCGTGCTCTTGGACGACGCCGCCGACGAAGGCCAGGTCGAGCCGTTGATCCCGGCGTGCGCCGGGTGTGCCGTGCTGATCACCAGCCGTAGACGGCTGACCGCGCTGCCCGCGGCGCATCGGCTCGCCCTCGACGTGCTCGCCGAGGAGGACGCCGTCCGGCTGCTGGGTGCCGTCACCGGGCGGCCCCGGTTCGGTCTGGACCCGGCAGCCCGCGACATCGCGGCGCTGTGCGGGTTCCTGCCGCTGGCCCTGCGCATCGCCGGTGCGCGGCTGGCCGCCCGCCCGCACTGGTCCGCCGATCGGCTGATGAAACGGCTCACCGATGAGCATCACCGGCTCGACGAACTCACCCACGGTCCGTTGTCGGTGCGGGCCAGTCTCGCGCTGGGCTATTCGGGGCTGGACGAGCCGGGCCGCACGCTGTTCCGCCGGCTCGGGCTGCTGGAGACCCCGTTCTTCGCGGGCTGGAGCGCGGCGGCGCTGCTCGACACCGGCGTCCGGGAGGCGGAGGACGTGCTGGACAGACTGCTCGACGCGCGGCTGGTGGAGTACGCCGGCACCGACGAGATCGGCGAGGCGCGTTACCGCCTGCACGATCTGGTCCGGCTGCACGCCCGAGAACGGTTGGCGGAGGAGCCTTCCGGTGAGGCGGAGGCGGCCGTCGTCCGGCTCCTGGGCGCTTACCTCGCGCTGGCCGAGCAGGCGCATCGCAGGCAGTACGGCGGGGACTACACCGTGCTGCACGGTACCGCTCCGCGCTGGGGCGTGGACCCTGAGGTCCGCGAACGGCTGCTCGCCAACCCCATCGCCTGGCTGCGTACCGAGCGGCTCGGACTGGTCGCCGCGGTGGAGCAGGCGGCCCGGTCGGATCTGAGCGAGTTCGCCTGGGATCTGGCGTTCACCGCGCTCACGCTGTTCCAAGTCCAGGGCCTGTTCGACGACTGGGAGCACACCTCGCGCATCGCGCTGGCCGCCGCCGAGCGTACCGGCGACACCCGCGGACAGGCCGCGATGCGCTTCTCGCTCGGGCAGCGTGCCGTCTTCCGGCAGCGCTATCACGAGGCCGAGCCGCATTTCACCGTCGCCCTGCGGCTGTTCCAGGCGGTGGGGGACCGCCACGGCCAGGCGTTGACTCTGCAGCAGACGGCGCTGATCGACCAGATGCGGGGCCATGCGGAGACGGCGCTGCGCCGCTACGAGCAGGTGCTGCCGATGCTGCGGGACGTGGGGGACCGATCCGCGGAGGCGCACGTGCTCGGCAACATCGCGTATATCCACATCGATCACGGGCGCATCGGCACCGCCGTTCCCCTGTTGCACCAGGCTCTCGCCATCCACCGGGACGCGGGGGACCGGCGTGGGGCCGCGAAGATCATCTATCGGATGGGCGTGATGCACCTGGCCCGGGGCGATGCCCGCGCCGCCGCAGCCGCCTTCCGCGAGGTGATGGCGACGGTGCGTGCCAACGGCGACCTCCTCGGTGAGGTGTACGGCCTGCTCGGCAGCGGCCAGGCCGCGCTGCTGGCCGGCGACCACCTCTCGGCCGGTAGCCTGCTCGACGCCGCGCTCGCGGCCGCGGTCGAGCTGAACCTGCCGTATCTCGTCGCCCAGGCTCGAACGGCCCTCGGACGGCTCGCCGCTGCGCGAGGCGATCTCGAACGCGCCCGCGAGCTGTTCGGCCAGGCCGCGGCCGGGTTCGCCGACCTCGCCATGCCGGCCTGGCGCGACCGCGTCGTCGCCGAGCTGAACGCCCTCGACGAGGGTTAG
- a CDS encoding aldo/keto reductase translates to MEQRVLGRTGRSVGVVGLGAWQLGADWGEVSEDDALATLVAAVDSGVTFIDTADVYGNGRSERLVGALLKERPGLMVATKMGRRAPLDPAYYTLDNFRAWNDDSRANLGVETIDLVQLHTPPSAVFAMDSVYDALDTMVEEGRIAAYGVSVETCEEALTAMKRPGVASIQIILNAFRLKPLERVLPAAREAGVGIIARVPLASGLLSGRYDENTVFADNDHRTYNRRGEVFSIGETFSGVDYEVGLEAVRRLRPLVPEGMTMAQFALRWVIDQPGVSVVIPGARNPEQARANAAAADFPPLTAETLDGVREVYDELIRPRIHHQW, encoded by the coding sequence GTGGAACAGCGTGTCCTCGGCAGAACCGGCAGGAGCGTCGGAGTCGTCGGGCTGGGCGCCTGGCAGCTCGGCGCCGACTGGGGCGAGGTGAGCGAAGACGACGCGCTCGCCACCCTCGTGGCCGCGGTCGACTCGGGCGTCACCTTCATCGACACCGCCGACGTGTACGGCAACGGGCGCAGTGAACGGCTCGTCGGCGCGCTGCTAAAGGAGCGCCCCGGCCTGATGGTCGCCACCAAGATGGGCCGCCGCGCACCGCTCGACCCCGCCTATTACACCCTGGACAATTTCCGCGCCTGGAACGACGACTCGCGGGCCAACCTCGGGGTGGAGACCATCGACCTGGTCCAGCTCCACACCCCGCCCAGCGCGGTGTTCGCCATGGACTCGGTGTACGACGCGCTGGACACCATGGTCGAGGAGGGCCGGATCGCCGCGTACGGCGTCAGCGTGGAGACCTGCGAGGAGGCCCTCACCGCCATGAAGCGGCCCGGCGTGGCCAGCATCCAGATCATCCTCAACGCGTTCCGGCTCAAGCCGCTGGAGCGGGTGCTGCCCGCCGCGCGGGAGGCGGGCGTCGGCATCATCGCCCGCGTCCCCCTGGCCAGCGGCCTGCTGTCCGGCCGATACGACGAGAACACCGTCTTCGCCGACAACGACCACCGCACCTACAACCGGCGGGGCGAGGTGTTCAGCATCGGGGAGACCTTCTCCGGCGTGGACTACGAGGTCGGTCTGGAGGCCGTGCGCCGCCTCAGGCCGCTGGTGCCCGAAGGCATGACCATGGCGCAGTTCGCGCTGCGCTGGGTCATCGACCAGCCGGGGGTCAGCGTCGTCATCCCGGGCGCGCGCAACCCGGAACAGGCCAGGGCCAACGCCGCCGCCGCGGATTTCCCGCCGCTCACCGCCGAGACGCTGGACGGCGTGCGAGAGGTCTACGACGAGCTCATCCGCCCGCGGATCCATCACCAGTGGTAG